In Erigeron canadensis isolate Cc75 chromosome 1, C_canadensis_v1, whole genome shotgun sequence, a single window of DNA contains:
- the LOC122597789 gene encoding truncated transcription factor CAULIFLOWER A-like, with the protein MGRGKVQLRRIENKINRQVTFSKRRGGLLKKAHEISVLCDAEVALIVFSNKGKLFEFSTDSCMESILERYERYSYTERQLVATDATPRCWTLEYNKLKSRAELLQRNHRHYMGEDIESLSLKEIQNLEQQLDTGLKNIRTRKNQLLHESISELQKKGKAIQEQNATLTKKIKEKEKNKTSITENAHHQWEQHNYVDHDPAFLMPPPQPLNMGENYNQGAGGGGGGGGEGVAGDGRSNGLDLSLQPIYSCHMRCFPS; encoded by the exons ATGGGTAGGGGAAAGGTACAGTTAAGAAGGATAGAAAACAAGATAAACAGGCAAGTAACTTTCTCAAAGAGGAGAGGTGGCTTATTGAAGAAAGCCCATGAAATTTCTGTTCTTTGTGATGCTGAAGTTGCCTTAATTGTCTTCTCTAACAAAGGAAAGCTCTTTGAGTTTTCTACTGACTCTTG CATGGAAAGCATCTTGGAGCGATATGAGCGATACTCTTACACTGAGAGGCAGCTAGTTGCAACCGATGCTACCCCG CGATGCTGGACCCTAGAGTACAACAAACTCAAATCTAGGGCTGAGCTTTTACAAAGAAATCACAG GCATTATATGGGTGAAGATATTGAGTCATTGAGCTTGAAGGAAATCCAGAATTTGGAGCAGCAACTTGATACTGGTCTCAAGAACATCCGCACAAGAAAA AATCAGCTCCTACATGAATCAATCTCCGAGCTTCAGAAAAAG GGAAAGGCCATACAGGAGCAGAACGCTACTTTGACAAAGAAA ATCAAGGAGAAggagaaaaacaaaacatcaataacAGAAAACGCGCATCATCAATGGGAACAGCATAACTATGTCGACCACGATCCAGCCTTCCTCATGCCTCCACCTCAACCTCTCAACATGGG AGAAAACTACAACCAAGGtgccggtggtggtggtggtggtggtggtgaaggaGTTGCAGGTGACGGGAGGAGCAACGGACTTGACCTGAGTCTGCAGCCAATATATTCATGCCACATGAGGTGCTTTCCTTCGTAA
- the LOC122597772 gene encoding nucleolar protein 14 isoform X2, whose translation MREVGNRRFLWIRELEREMRSLVSLIRPFSDHNEKCGGDLARKTNIIYPMGKKMSMGCKMAVCILKEMILKKWCHLMMRKMGKQQRLKRQKTSKEVYGEIITKSKFFKAEKARDKEENDLLIKKLDEQFTSLQSSLAQPNQINVVKDFASNSTKEVSFSKYEPDQEKADTYDKLLNEMVLDIRARPSNRTKTPEELAQDEKEQLEELEEERQKRMHAADDTSDEDNDDDDQEKTASKKLKTSISGDDLGDSFADEEPKTKLAWIQQMLRKENEVDVSSEDSSDDDDDGDEEEEEDGEGEDDEAEKDDLASEVPRSLKDWEQSDDDDDEDDDTDLEEKAGEDDEVKPKDHKKVIRTNKDSEKKDASVKVPETLQGELPYTIEAPKTMDDLSLLLDNRSDDEIIEAIRRIRAFNAIKIAAENRKKIQVFYGLLLQYFSVSANKKPLNFRLLNLLVKPLMEMSIEIPYFAAICARQRLLRTRTLFAEDVKISEKSCWPTMKTLFLLRLWSMIFPCSDFRHAVMTPAILLMCEYLMRCPIISGRDVAIGSFLCSMVLSVCKQSKKFCPEALVFLQTLLVAALNKKPEPSHDSELYNLMELRSLKPLLCIRGTVDEIKPLDFLMLMDSPDDSPYFTSENFKASMLAVVVDTLQGYANIYEEFKSFPEIFLPSSKLLVQLAGQDHMHVVLQDKMKATIQLIEKKADEHHMLRRPLQMRKQKPVPIKLLNPKFEENFVSSRDYDPDRQRAEERKLQRLVKREAKGAARELRKDNYFLAEAKAKDKARLDKEKVEEYGRVRAFLQEQEHAFKSGQLGKGGKKRRK comes from the exons ATGAGAGAAGTGGGAAATCGTCGGTTTTTGTGGATAAGAGAATTGGAGAGGGAAATGAGGAGCTTGGTGAGTTTGATAAGGCCATTCTCAGATCACAACGAGAAATGCGG GGGAGACTTGgcaagaaaaacaaatataatctaTCCGATGGGGAAGAAGATGAGTATGGGATGCAAGATGGCGGTTTGTATCCTGAAAGAGATGATTTTGAAGAAGTGGTGCCatttgatgatgaggaagatggGGAAGCAACAGAGGCTGAAA AGGCAAAAGACTAGCAAGGAGGTGTATGGCGAGATAATAACCAAGAGCAAATTTTTTAAG GCAGAGAAAGCAAGAGACAAGGAAGAAAATGATCTCTTGATCAAAAAGTTGGATGAGCAGTTTACATCTTTGCAGTCCTCTTTGGCACAACCTAATCAAATAAATGTCGTTAAAGATTTTGCAAGCAACAGCACAAAAGAAGTTAGTTTCAGTAAATATGAACCTGATCAG GAGAAAGCTGATACTTATGATAAATTACTGAATGAAATGGTGCTGGATATTCGTGCTCGTCCATCAAATAGGACAAAAACACCCGAAGAACTTGCACAAGATGAAAAAGAGCAGCTAGAAGAATTGGAG GAAGAGAGGCAAAAACGGATGCATGCTGCTGATGATACAAGTGAtgaagataatgatgatgatgatcaggaaAAGACAGCCTCCAAGAAACTTAAAACGTCTATTTCTGGGGATGATCTTGGAGATTCTTTTGCTGATGAggaaccaaaaaccaaattgGCTTGGATCCAACAGATGttgagaaaagaaaatgaagtcgATGTTTCAAGCGAGGACAGCAgtgatgatgacgatgacggtgatgaggaggaggaggaggatggAGAGGGAGAAGATGATGAAGCAGAGAAAGATGACTTGGCAAGTGAAGTGCCACGATCTCTCAAAGACTGGGAAcaaagtgatgatgatgatgatgaagatgatgacacaGACTTGGAGGAGAAAGCAGGAGAGGATGATGAGGTAAAACCAAAGGATCATAAAAAGGTTATACGAACTAATAAAGATTCTGAGAAGAAGGATGCATCTGTCAAAGTTCCTGAAACTCTACAAGGGGAGCTTCCATATACAATTGAAGCTCCAAAAACCATGGATGACTTGTCATTGCTGTTAGATAATCGTTCTGACGATGAAATCATTGAAGCAATCAGGCGAATTCGTGCATTCAATGCAATTAAAATTGCTGCAGAAAATCGAAAGAAAATCCAA GTATTCTATGGCCTATTGCTGCAGTATTTTTCTGTTTCAGCAAACAAAAAGCCATTGAATTTTAGGTTGTTAAATTTACTAGTAAAGCCGCTGATGGAAATGAGTATTGAAATCCCATACTTTGCTGCCATATGTGCTCGCCAACGATTGCTTCGAACTCGGACACTATTTGCAGAGGATGTCAAGATTTCAG AGAAAAGCTGTTGGCCTACTATGAAGACATTGTTTCTTTTGAGGCTGTGGTCCATGATATTTCCTTGCTCAGATTTTCGTCATGCTGTTATGACCCCTGCAATATTATTGATGTGTGAGTATTTGATGCGCTGTCCAATTATATCTGGCCGTGATGTGGCGATTGGCTCCTTCTTGTGCTCCATGGTTCTTTCT GTCTGCAAGCAGTCAAAAAAGTTCTGCCCGGAGGCATTAGTGTTTTTACAGACCTTGTTAGTGGCAGCTTTGAATAAAAAGCCTGAACCATCTCATGACTCTGAG TTGTATAACCTAATGGAATTGAGATCCCTAAAGCCTCTTCTATGTATACGTGGGACTGTGGATGAGATAAAGCCCCTGGACTTTCTTATGCTGATGGACTCGCCAGATGACTCCCCTTATTTCACCTCTGAGAATTTCAA AGCGAGCATGCTTGCAGTAGTAGTTGATACTCTACAAGGATATGCTAACATTTATGAAGAGTTTAAATCATTTCCTGAAATATTCTTGCCAAGTTCCAAATTACTAGTGCAACTAGCAGGACAAGATCACATGCATGTTGTTTTACAAGACAAAATGAAAGCTACTATTCAGCTGATAGAGAAGAAAGCTGATGAGCACCACATGTTGCGTCGACCATTGCAAATGAGGAAGCAAAAACCAGTTCCGATTAAGTTACTTAATCCGAAGTTTGAAGAAAA CTTTGTGAGTAGTAGAGACTACGATCCTGATCGTCAACGAGCCGAGGAGAGAAAGTTACAGAGACTTGTAAAGCGCGAAGCTAAAGGAGCAGCTCGTGAGCTGCGAAAGGATAACTATTTCTTAGCGGAAGCAAAGGCTAAAGATAAGGCACGCTTAGATAAAGAAAAGGTGGAGGAGTACGGTAGAGTGAGAGCTTTTCTTCAGGAACAAGAGCATGCGTTCAAATCTGGACAACTTGGCAAAGGGGGCAAGAAACGGAGGAAGTAG
- the LOC122597772 gene encoding nucleolar protein 14 isoform X1: MVKVVKATGSNNNDKKKKNKKKINPNAIAMKVKAPVAKDNPFETIWSRRKFDILGKKRKGEERRIGLARSLAIEKRKKTLLKDYERSGKSSVFVDKRIGEGNEELGEFDKAILRSQREMRGRLGKKNKYNLSDGEEDEYGMQDGGLYPERDDFEEVVPFDDEEDGEATEAEKKSFILKQLSAEGTPGSHESGGGGEENRQKTSKEVYGEIITKSKFFKAEKARDKEENDLLIKKLDEQFTSLQSSLAQPNQINVVKDFASNSTKEVSFSKYEPDQEKADTYDKLLNEMVLDIRARPSNRTKTPEELAQDEKEQLEELEEERQKRMHAADDTSDEDNDDDDQEKTASKKLKTSISGDDLGDSFADEEPKTKLAWIQQMLRKENEVDVSSEDSSDDDDDGDEEEEEDGEGEDDEAEKDDLASEVPRSLKDWEQSDDDDDEDDDTDLEEKAGEDDEVKPKDHKKVIRTNKDSEKKDASVKVPETLQGELPYTIEAPKTMDDLSLLLDNRSDDEIIEAIRRIRAFNAIKIAAENRKKIQVFYGLLLQYFSVSANKKPLNFRLLNLLVKPLMEMSIEIPYFAAICARQRLLRTRTLFAEDVKISEKSCWPTMKTLFLLRLWSMIFPCSDFRHAVMTPAILLMCEYLMRCPIISGRDVAIGSFLCSMVLSVCKQSKKFCPEALVFLQTLLVAALNKKPEPSHDSELYNLMELRSLKPLLCIRGTVDEIKPLDFLMLMDSPDDSPYFTSENFKASMLAVVVDTLQGYANIYEEFKSFPEIFLPSSKLLVQLAGQDHMHVVLQDKMKATIQLIEKKADEHHMLRRPLQMRKQKPVPIKLLNPKFEENFVSSRDYDPDRQRAEERKLQRLVKREAKGAARELRKDNYFLAEAKAKDKARLDKEKVEEYGRVRAFLQEQEHAFKSGQLGKGGKKRRK, encoded by the exons ATGGTGAAAGTAGTAAAAGCTACTGGAAGCAATAATaatgacaagaaaaagaaaaacaagaaaaagatcaaTCCAAACGCCATAGCTATGAAAGTCAAAGCTCCAGTTGCAAAAGATAACCCTTTTGAAACTATTTGGTCTCGGCGTAAATTCGATATCCTCGGAAAGAAACGAAAGGGAGAAGAACGCCGAATTGGGCTTGCTCGGTCACTCGCTATCGAAAAG AGGAAGAAGACATTGTTGAAAGATTATGAGAGAAGTGGGAAATCGTCGGTTTTTGTGGATAAGAGAATTGGAGAGGGAAATGAGGAGCTTGGTGAGTTTGATAAGGCCATTCTCAGATCACAACGAGAAATGCGG GGGAGACTTGgcaagaaaaacaaatataatctaTCCGATGGGGAAGAAGATGAGTATGGGATGCAAGATGGCGGTTTGTATCCTGAAAGAGATGATTTTGAAGAAGTGGTGCCatttgatgatgaggaagatggGGAAGCAACAGAGGCTGAAA AGaaatctttcattttaaaaCAGCTTAGTGCCGAGGGTACCCCTGGCTCTCATGAAAGTGGAGGCGGAGGAGAAGAAAAT AGGCAAAAGACTAGCAAGGAGGTGTATGGCGAGATAATAACCAAGAGCAAATTTTTTAAG GCAGAGAAAGCAAGAGACAAGGAAGAAAATGATCTCTTGATCAAAAAGTTGGATGAGCAGTTTACATCTTTGCAGTCCTCTTTGGCACAACCTAATCAAATAAATGTCGTTAAAGATTTTGCAAGCAACAGCACAAAAGAAGTTAGTTTCAGTAAATATGAACCTGATCAG GAGAAAGCTGATACTTATGATAAATTACTGAATGAAATGGTGCTGGATATTCGTGCTCGTCCATCAAATAGGACAAAAACACCCGAAGAACTTGCACAAGATGAAAAAGAGCAGCTAGAAGAATTGGAG GAAGAGAGGCAAAAACGGATGCATGCTGCTGATGATACAAGTGAtgaagataatgatgatgatgatcaggaaAAGACAGCCTCCAAGAAACTTAAAACGTCTATTTCTGGGGATGATCTTGGAGATTCTTTTGCTGATGAggaaccaaaaaccaaattgGCTTGGATCCAACAGATGttgagaaaagaaaatgaagtcgATGTTTCAAGCGAGGACAGCAgtgatgatgacgatgacggtgatgaggaggaggaggaggatggAGAGGGAGAAGATGATGAAGCAGAGAAAGATGACTTGGCAAGTGAAGTGCCACGATCTCTCAAAGACTGGGAAcaaagtgatgatgatgatgatgaagatgatgacacaGACTTGGAGGAGAAAGCAGGAGAGGATGATGAGGTAAAACCAAAGGATCATAAAAAGGTTATACGAACTAATAAAGATTCTGAGAAGAAGGATGCATCTGTCAAAGTTCCTGAAACTCTACAAGGGGAGCTTCCATATACAATTGAAGCTCCAAAAACCATGGATGACTTGTCATTGCTGTTAGATAATCGTTCTGACGATGAAATCATTGAAGCAATCAGGCGAATTCGTGCATTCAATGCAATTAAAATTGCTGCAGAAAATCGAAAGAAAATCCAA GTATTCTATGGCCTATTGCTGCAGTATTTTTCTGTTTCAGCAAACAAAAAGCCATTGAATTTTAGGTTGTTAAATTTACTAGTAAAGCCGCTGATGGAAATGAGTATTGAAATCCCATACTTTGCTGCCATATGTGCTCGCCAACGATTGCTTCGAACTCGGACACTATTTGCAGAGGATGTCAAGATTTCAG AGAAAAGCTGTTGGCCTACTATGAAGACATTGTTTCTTTTGAGGCTGTGGTCCATGATATTTCCTTGCTCAGATTTTCGTCATGCTGTTATGACCCCTGCAATATTATTGATGTGTGAGTATTTGATGCGCTGTCCAATTATATCTGGCCGTGATGTGGCGATTGGCTCCTTCTTGTGCTCCATGGTTCTTTCT GTCTGCAAGCAGTCAAAAAAGTTCTGCCCGGAGGCATTAGTGTTTTTACAGACCTTGTTAGTGGCAGCTTTGAATAAAAAGCCTGAACCATCTCATGACTCTGAG TTGTATAACCTAATGGAATTGAGATCCCTAAAGCCTCTTCTATGTATACGTGGGACTGTGGATGAGATAAAGCCCCTGGACTTTCTTATGCTGATGGACTCGCCAGATGACTCCCCTTATTTCACCTCTGAGAATTTCAA AGCGAGCATGCTTGCAGTAGTAGTTGATACTCTACAAGGATATGCTAACATTTATGAAGAGTTTAAATCATTTCCTGAAATATTCTTGCCAAGTTCCAAATTACTAGTGCAACTAGCAGGACAAGATCACATGCATGTTGTTTTACAAGACAAAATGAAAGCTACTATTCAGCTGATAGAGAAGAAAGCTGATGAGCACCACATGTTGCGTCGACCATTGCAAATGAGGAAGCAAAAACCAGTTCCGATTAAGTTACTTAATCCGAAGTTTGAAGAAAA CTTTGTGAGTAGTAGAGACTACGATCCTGATCGTCAACGAGCCGAGGAGAGAAAGTTACAGAGACTTGTAAAGCGCGAAGCTAAAGGAGCAGCTCGTGAGCTGCGAAAGGATAACTATTTCTTAGCGGAAGCAAAGGCTAAAGATAAGGCACGCTTAGATAAAGAAAAGGTGGAGGAGTACGGTAGAGTGAGAGCTTTTCTTCAGGAACAAGAGCATGCGTTCAAATCTGGACAACTTGGCAAAGGGGGCAAGAAACGGAGGAAGTAG